The genomic DNA CTCGTGTCATTTCCCCGCAAAACGCCTCAAGCGTGTCGCGGGCAACAGATGCAACCCTCATGTTCTCTTACAAACTGCCCTCGCCATTTGTCAGGGACGCGCCTCTACACCGCGAACAGCTGGCGGGCGTTTTGCAAATCTTCCTCGAAATCGACCTCGATGCAGCGGTAGTCCGACACGTCCATGGGCACGAAGGTCACGCCGCGCTCGATGACCAGTTCCATGGCCTTCTCAAAATAATCCTTGTCCCCGCACTCCCGAAGCGCCTGCCGGAAGACTTCCAGGTGATGGGCGCCGATGGTGTTGATGCCCAGGGCCTCGCCTTCGGGTTCGCTCACGGTCTTGGAGATCTCCACAATGCCGCCCCGATGGTCGGTGCGGTACTTGACCTCTTCCTCGGCGCACTTCTTCTTGTCCACGGCCACCACGTTGCCGCCCCGGGCGATCATGTCGGCGATGATCTGGGGATCGAACACCACGTCGCCGTTGACCCACAGCGCGTCCTCACGCTCGACATGCTCCAGGGCGCACAGCAGGCTTTTGGAGGTGTTGGTCAGGTAAAATTCCGGGTTGTACTTGTACAGGACGCTGGGAAAATGCTCCATTAAAAGCGCCATCTTGAACCCGACGACCACGATGATCTCGCTCAGGCCGTTTTCCCGCAAAATGCGGATCTGCCGGCCCATGATGGTTTCTCCGCTGGGCAGCTGGGACAAGGCCTTGGGAAACGGCTTGCCCAGCCGGGAACCGACGCCGGCCGCCAGA from Solidesulfovibrio carbinolicus includes the following:
- a CDS encoding phosphocholine cytidylyltransferase family protein codes for the protein MKAIILAAGVGSRLGKPFPKALSQLPSGETIMGRQIRILRENGLSEIIVVVGFKMALLMEHFPSVLYKYNPEFYLTNTSKSLLCALEHVEREDALWVNGDVVFDPQIIADMIARGGNVVAVDKKKCAEEEVKYRTDHRGGIVEISKTVSEPEGEALGINTIGAHHLEVFRQALRECGDKDYFEKAMELVIERGVTFVPMDVSDYRCIEVDFEEDLQNARQLFAV